AAGCTCTTTTCCTTTTACTACACCACTTATTAATAATGAGCCACTAAAGAAGATTGTTGCACTTGCGATAGTTGCAGCAATAGCCATATTTTTAAAGACTTTCATTCTTACTTGGTCAATCATGGTGTTTCTCCATAATGCTTGCCATCCTCCAACAGAGTCTGGGTGAAGATGAGTTTGGTTGATGGCTGATCGGTCATTTGGGATTGCATAAAACTCTTCAGCACTGCAATCAAGCCCAAAACCTCTTGGATCACCATAAATTACTCGCCCTATGAGAATGAGTAATCGTGAACGGATTGATATTTTCATTGTTCGATTCCTTTTTGTTGTAGATATATATTTAGCAGATATATTGCAAATTGCAATATCTTTGCTAGTATTAATTGAACAATAAGGAAATCAAATGGAAGAATTAATCGACAAGCTACCCAAAACACCTCTATACGAGAACTTTGCAAAATATCTGAATACTTTGAAGGATGAGGAAAGCGAAGCAATCCTTAAATACATCCTTGGCTCATCAATCATTGGCAACCCTCTTCTTGAAGAGTTCTTCATGACTGAACAAAGATCTGTCTACCAATTACTGGTGCACAGACAAGCTTATGAAGTGTTCAAAGAGGATGTGGACAACTGGATTGCTGGGCTGGAGCCGCGCTTCAACGATGCAGGTGAAGTGTTCTTCAACGGCATGCAAGACTTCGTTGGGCAAGGTGCCCTCATCCTCAAGCAGGCCGGTACTCAGATCTCCCATGACCTGGTGCAGGCACAAGCCAGACTGGTGACTGAGACTGACAAAGTGATTCAGGCGGGAGCCGTCCAGTTGAAGGCGGCGCTGGATGACCATGCGAGTGAGCTGGAAAAGAGGCTGACTGCAACTGCGGTTGCTGAAGTCAACAAGCTCTCTGATGAGAGGAAGAAAGTTGCCAAAGTGCTAGTGGACAGGTTTGATGAGACTATCGAGCCTCACATCAAGTCATTTAGATCCAGCACCGACGAATTCACCTTCAAGAGGATTGCATACCGTGTAGGTGAGTTCTTTCTTGCGATTGCCATCTACCAAGGACTGAAGGCAGTCTTCTTCTAAGACATAAAAAAAGCACCTCAAGGGGTGCTTTTATATTTTCATCTTCATTGATTGTTGCCTGGTCTCTGACTTCGGCTTTATTTGCTTATCTAACTTTTCCATCAGCTTTTCAGTTTCACGGGCCTTGATGACTTCATCGCACTTTTCAACAACAAGCAGCAAACTGTGTTTTGAATCGAATGTGGAAAGTCCAGCCTTTACAAGAAATTCCTTGTCAATATCTGTAGTAGCTCCATCTAAATTACCTTGAGTTATTGACCTTATGGATGCTGTTTTGAGAATTTTAGGATACTCATCTCCATATAACTTTGTCCCGCCAAGCAATGGCATAGCCTTCATGCCAAAGCTAGTTGCCCCGTCCATAGCAAAATCTGCCCTTACTAAGTTTTCTGGTAGATCTGCGAGCATTTCAAAATGATTGAAGTCATCCATCACATACCTCTGCTCATCTTCATGGTTGGCTTTTGAGTGATGCCACTCTTCTCTCTCATAGCAAACAACTTGTCAGCTATTGATGGAAGTGCAGGAGCTTTAAAATTTTGGATTCCGGCTTTTTGAGGCTCAACCTTGGCACCTTCAACTTTTATCTCATCGTTCGGAGCTTTAACCTGTTTGACTAAGACATGAGTGTTTGGCTTAATACCGTACATCTCAGCTTTGTATTCTTTGAAGGCTTTGTGTGCTTCTTTCTCAAGTTGCTCTATGTCTCTTGGAGCCAAAGAGTTATCAAGTGAATGAGCATAGTCAAATTTAGCTTCCTGCAATTTGAAGTATGCAGTCTCAAAGCCGTGCTGATGTTTCAGGACATCGCGTTGCTCCCAATCAGCTTTGAGCATCTCAGCCTTATGAGTCTCAAGAATGTTACGGTGGGCTAAATCCTTGCCTGTTTGAACTCTCCACTGTGCATCAGGATCTTGCAAGCCAACATGCAACTCTCTATATTGGAAAGTGTTCATATTGTGATGAATGCCAAATGCCATTGAAGTTTCCTGATTCTTCGTATTGTTGAAGAAGTCGCGGGCTTTCCTTGGGTCTTTGTGCATCTCAAAGTTCATTTCTTGAACCATGGCATTCATGGTCAATGCTGGATGAAGTTCTGTTTTTGGCTCTGGGTTCAAAGCTTCTTTTCTCTTCATCTCTGATCTCAAGAAATCGCCAAAATCTAGGATTTCTTTTTCTTGTGTTTTCGTAGTCATAATGCTCCTTAGTTGTTCTTATAGTTGTAGCAAAAAACATTTAAATGTCAATTTTTGGTCATCTCATCTAGACCATCTCTTTTCTGTTTCCAAGCATCCTCAGACTTCTTCTTTGAAGTGGTCACATTCTTCTTGGCATCAGTGAATATCTCAGCCACGTGCGATACAGACTTCGCTAGGCTTCCACCAAGAGCTTCCATGGCAATGTCCTTCATGAGACTGCCTTGCATGCCCTCATCCTCACTGGGCAGGTTGTAGAGGGGTGCACGCTCTGAACGGTTGATGGCTGCTTCCATAGCATCAAGCTCCTCGGGTGAGAAGTCCTCATCGGTCATCTCTGAAGCGGCGTCGACGACGATGTCGTCTTCGTCCACAAACACCTCAATCCTCGGCTTGGGTCCACCCGCAGGAGGAGATGGCAGCATGGTTGCCTTGAGCTGCGCTACATCCACCTGTGCAGGCTTGTAGGTCTTGCCACTGATCCAGTCCGCAGCTTCAGGCTTGTATGGCTTCGGGTAGTCGCGTACTACTGGCGCCGTCATCAGGTAGGCATTGGCTTCGTTGCCTGGCAGGTAGAGATAGTGAATCTCGTTGCCCTTGGTTCCAAACAAGCTGTTTACTTCGTCTGGAGTGATGACAAGCTCGTTGTCGTGTACCTGATTGTTAATACTGGTTGATGTACCGCTCTCCTGCATCGTCTTGCTCGTGTGGGTCTTGCTGATGTGCTTTTTGCCCACTAGGTTTGAAACCATTTCGGCTGAGGTGCCTTGGTTCATACCCATGATGTAGATGTTGCCAGTGTTCGCTAATATGAACTCTAAGAATTCGAGCGAATAGACAGATTTTAATTGTGAGAAGTCCTGACAAGATAATGTCACAACTATCCCTTTAGAAGCAAACATCTCAAGTGCTGGCTGTACAAATTCCTTTAAGTTTCCAAGGCTCTGGAACTCATCACAAACAATGTTCAGGTTACGAAGTGCCAGTTGATCAGTCTTGTCTTCTTGATAAAATTTGTCATTGACCATAGATGTCAGATACAGCAATAATCCACGAATGACACCATCCATTTGAGTCTTGAACCTTCCAGAGGGCTTTAGTATGACAACCTTTTTCTTTGGATTCTCATCAAGCAACCAACGGCGCATTGAAAATCTCTCGCGTCCTTCGTAGCCATCCCATACTTCAGCCCATTTCAAAATAGGCTCTATGTTCTTCAAGTGCTCATTTATATAGACCTTGTGAACATGCTCAAGCTGAGCTGGCTCAATAAACTCGTCCATTCCTGAGACTTGCTCATCCCACGGCT
Above is a window of Variovorax sp. RA8 DNA encoding:
- a CDS encoding type IV secretion system DNA-binding domain-containing protein, giving the protein MATKLDAIISYFKLIYSWFTIGDALTLAIRKAISLTIGAGGFYWFSRNSWEPVELNIQVRGRKLLKGKRGFADLKEVMDRQIRTSAAGLIMATSVGFNVLKPETYDPKKAIIIYMSDQARRVHNLIIGGSRRGKGVKNKEVVMQVYYHKILKKELYKLLIIDTPKGEYAELFHKRDMIQIAPDEKFSVPHDIAKDLLLPQDFAQFAAGLIDVSEKDPFWGKSARALTTGIGAILVKEAGSDWSYNNFAYFKDMSVENLTPLLDKYYPELGPILRMGETPLSSIVGTVATNLMFLNDVARIWDGYDYKVAIHQMSAKLLKKQFWLEWYLANAFPVIKTIHEEGKDVDVIIPWNVCTSSIIYAHIKKLNKLKPKWKWIDLKAELQKPWDEQVSGMDEFIEPAQLEHVHKVYINEHLKNIEPILKWAEVWDGYEGRERFSMRRWLLDENPKKKVVILKPSGRFKTQMDGVIRGLLLYLTSMVNDKFYQEDKTDQLALRNLNIVCDEFQSLGNLKEFVQPALEMFASKGIVVTLSCQDFSQLKSVYSLEFLEFILANTGNIYIMGMNQGTSAEMVSNLVGKKHISKTHTSKTMQESGTSTSINNQVHDNELVITPDEVNSLFGTKGNEIHYLYLPGNEANAYLMTAPVVRDYPKPYKPEAADWISGKTYKPAQVDVAQLKATMLPSPPAGGPKPRIEVFVDEDDIVVDAASEMTDEDFSPEELDAMEAAINRSERAPLYNLPSEDEGMQGSLMKDIAMEALGGSLAKSVSHVAEIFTDAKKNVTTSKKKSEDAWKQKRDGLDEMTKN